A genomic segment from Tuwongella immobilis encodes:
- a CDS encoding glycosyltransferase family 4 protein has protein sequence MTTCPVRPVPPVGRTVFPNRLKRTDHRMKIALITAGAAGMYCGSCMHDNTLAAAMIQLGHETLLVPTFTPIRSDEEDVSQQRVFFGGINVYLQQKSFLFRMTPWFVDRLLDFPKLLRWVSRFASRTPYHEMGDLTLSMLEGTHGKQRKEVSKMVDWLENDIRPDVLIFSNVLLSGVIPEIKSRLNKPILATLQGDDIFLDALPESYRSRCMSQIRENAKSIDGYITTSDYYADFMAEYMNLPREAMHTIYPGLKLTGHGAEQPFRAEPPYTVGYFARICPEKGFHQFVDAFLAYSGLPDAPPCRIRVSGWLGEQYRAFFQEQMAKLAAAGLSDRVEYVESPTLADKVRFMQSLDILSVPTEYREPKGLYILEALANGVPVVQPGHGSFPELVARTGGGLTVEPNQPQALARGWQTLLADPDRRRACAEQGKRIVWDYFTDRRMAEETLAMLERYLPQSSPATVGASAD, from the coding sequence ATGACAACGTGCCCCGTTCGCCCAGTGCCGCCAGTGGGACGAACGGTCTTCCCGAATCGACTCAAACGCACGGACCATCGCATGAAAATCGCGTTGATTACCGCAGGTGCCGCCGGGATGTATTGTGGCTCGTGCATGCACGACAACACCCTGGCCGCCGCCATGATCCAACTCGGTCACGAAACCCTGTTGGTGCCGACGTTTACGCCGATTCGCAGCGATGAAGAAGATGTCAGCCAGCAGCGCGTTTTCTTCGGCGGAATCAACGTCTACTTGCAGCAAAAATCGTTCCTATTCCGCATGACACCCTGGTTCGTCGATCGATTGTTAGACTTTCCGAAACTACTGCGCTGGGTCAGCCGCTTTGCCTCGCGCACGCCGTATCATGAAATGGGCGATTTGACGCTGTCGATGCTCGAAGGCACGCATGGCAAGCAGCGCAAAGAAGTTTCGAAGATGGTCGATTGGCTGGAAAACGACATTCGCCCCGATGTACTAATCTTCTCGAATGTGCTGCTTTCGGGTGTGATTCCCGAGATCAAATCGCGGCTCAACAAGCCGATTTTGGCCACGCTGCAAGGCGATGATATCTTTCTGGATGCGCTGCCGGAATCGTACCGCTCCCGCTGCATGTCGCAGATTCGTGAGAACGCGAAATCGATTGATGGATACATTACCACGAGCGATTATTACGCGGATTTCATGGCCGAATATATGAATTTGCCGCGCGAGGCGATGCACACCATCTATCCCGGTCTGAAGTTGACTGGCCACGGTGCCGAGCAGCCGTTTCGGGCCGAACCGCCGTACACGGTCGGCTACTTCGCCCGCATCTGTCCCGAAAAAGGCTTCCACCAATTTGTCGATGCCTTTCTCGCCTATTCCGGATTGCCAGACGCCCCGCCTTGCCGCATTCGCGTTTCCGGCTGGTTGGGCGAGCAATATCGTGCATTCTTCCAAGAACAGATGGCGAAACTCGCCGCCGCGGGATTATCCGATCGCGTGGAATATGTCGAATCCCCGACGTTGGCGGACAAAGTGCGATTCATGCAATCGCTCGACATTCTGAGCGTCCCGACGGAATACCGCGAGCCAAAGGGATTGTACATTCTGGAAGCACTGGCCAATGGGGTACCGGTGGTGCAGCCGGGGCACGGATCGTTCCCGGAATTGGTCGCCCGCACCGGAGGCGGTCTAACGGTGGAACCCAATCAGCCGCAAGCACTTGCGCGGGGTTGGCAGACGTTGCTCGCCGATCCGGACCGCCGCCGCGCCTGTGCCGAGCAAGGCAAACGCATCGTCTGGGACTATTTCACCGATCGCCGCATGGCCGAAGAAACCCTCGCCATGCTGGAACGCTATCTGCCGCAGTCGAGCCCCGCCACCGTCGGAGCTTCCGCGGACTGA
- a CDS encoding alpha/beta hydrolase family protein, with translation MSLTDAVRRLGWCLVLTLGSLPVRAAEPLPGTTALTRTGDLAAEMVAGIDRYLTAETARVAQTRETLWKPNFTSPEAYRQSIAANRASLAKIIGITDPRLPASLEYVGGPDSPMLQAESPELQVFAVRWRVLPGIDAEGLLLEPRGKVLAQVVVIPDALQSPEMLAGLTAELPPERQWALRLAEYGCRVLVPTIINRDSRYSGNERMNRRTNISHREFIYRMAYEMGQHLIGYEVQKVLAAVDWFSRKPDSPPIAVIGHGDGGMLALFSGALDERIRTTMVSGYFGPRNGLFAEPIDRNVWNLLREFGDAAVARLILPRGLVVLPLPGPKVAGPPAVGPGVGNAAAPGTLSDVVDLPAIRAEFAQVESWGGDAAKLFKAKLRLAMADDSVKSLLIDQFNLPMIKRPPIPPITIAANRIDSESRMKRQFDQLVAYTQHRWRNSEVQRGQFWAKANPASVENWKQSTEWYRNYFWDEVMGKLPPPSAPLQPQSRQVYDTPKWVGYEVTLNLYPDVFASGYLLLPKDLKPGEKRPVVVCQHGLEGRPSDVCDPTKSTPYYHSFGAQLANLGYIVFAPQNPYIGRDAFRVLQRKANPLKLSLFSFIIRQHETILDWLATQPMVDANRIAFYGLSYGGKTAMRVPAILPRYCLSICSGDFNEWIGKNVSTEFRSTYMYTYEYEMPEFDLGATFNYAEMAYLIAPKPFMVERGHDDGVGIDEMVAWEYAKIRYLYANRLKIPRRTAIEFFVGGHEIHSRGTFDFLREHLQYPTR, from the coding sequence ATGTCGCTGACAGATGCGGTTCGACGGCTCGGATGGTGCCTGGTGCTGACTCTCGGCTCGCTGCCTGTGCGAGCCGCGGAGCCGCTGCCGGGGACCACCGCGCTGACACGCACCGGAGACCTCGCCGCCGAAATGGTCGCGGGCATCGATCGCTATCTCACCGCAGAAACCGCCCGAGTCGCTCAGACTCGAGAGACGCTGTGGAAGCCCAACTTCACCTCGCCAGAAGCCTACCGCCAATCCATCGCGGCAAATCGTGCGAGCCTGGCGAAAATCATCGGCATCACCGATCCGCGACTCCCGGCATCGCTGGAGTACGTCGGTGGGCCAGATTCCCCCATGCTGCAAGCGGAAAGTCCAGAGCTGCAAGTGTTTGCGGTGCGCTGGCGGGTGCTGCCGGGAATCGACGCGGAGGGGCTGCTGCTCGAACCCCGCGGCAAAGTCCTGGCCCAAGTGGTGGTCATTCCCGATGCGCTGCAATCGCCGGAGATGCTCGCTGGACTTACCGCCGAACTCCCGCCGGAACGTCAATGGGCACTGCGACTTGCGGAATATGGCTGCCGGGTGCTGGTGCCGACGATCATCAACCGCGACAGTCGATATAGCGGCAACGAACGCATGAACCGCCGCACGAATATCTCGCATCGGGAATTCATCTACCGCATGGCCTATGAGATGGGCCAGCACCTCATCGGCTACGAAGTGCAGAAGGTACTCGCCGCCGTCGATTGGTTTTCCCGCAAGCCCGACTCGCCACCAATCGCGGTCATTGGCCACGGCGATGGTGGCATGCTCGCCCTGTTTTCCGGAGCACTGGATGAGCGGATTCGCACGACAATGGTGAGCGGCTATTTCGGCCCACGGAATGGATTATTCGCCGAGCCGATCGATCGAAATGTCTGGAACTTGCTCCGCGAATTTGGCGATGCAGCGGTGGCTCGGCTGATTCTCCCGCGCGGCTTGGTCGTATTGCCCCTGCCCGGGCCGAAAGTCGCTGGGCCACCTGCCGTTGGTCCGGGCGTGGGGAATGCCGCCGCTCCGGGCACCCTGAGCGACGTGGTCGATCTTCCGGCCATTCGTGCAGAATTCGCACAAGTCGAATCCTGGGGCGGAGATGCGGCGAAACTGTTCAAGGCCAAGTTGCGATTGGCGATGGCCGATGATTCGGTGAAATCGCTGCTGATCGATCAATTCAACCTACCCATGATTAAGCGACCGCCGATTCCGCCGATCACCATCGCCGCGAATCGGATCGATTCAGAATCGCGGATGAAGCGGCAGTTCGATCAACTGGTGGCCTACACGCAGCATCGCTGGCGGAATTCCGAAGTGCAACGCGGCCAATTTTGGGCCAAGGCCAATCCTGCTTCGGTGGAGAACTGGAAGCAATCGACCGAATGGTATCGCAACTATTTCTGGGATGAGGTGATGGGGAAACTCCCCCCGCCGTCGGCCCCGCTCCAGCCGCAATCGCGGCAGGTATACGATACGCCGAAATGGGTCGGCTACGAAGTGACGCTGAATTTGTATCCCGATGTGTTCGCGTCGGGGTACTTGCTGTTGCCGAAAGACCTCAAGCCGGGCGAAAAGCGACCGGTGGTGGTTTGCCAGCATGGGCTGGAAGGTCGCCCCTCGGATGTCTGCGATCCGACCAAATCGACGCCGTATTACCACTCGTTCGGCGCACAATTGGCGAATCTGGGGTACATCGTGTTTGCCCCACAGAATCCGTACATCGGTCGCGATGCCTTTCGGGTGTTGCAACGCAAGGCGAATCCGCTGAAATTGTCGTTGTTTTCGTTCATCATTCGGCAGCACGAAACGATTCTCGATTGGCTGGCGACGCAGCCGATGGTCGATGCCAATCGCATCGCGTTTTACGGACTGTCGTATGGTGGGAAGACGGCGATGCGCGTACCGGCGATTTTACCTCGCTATTGTCTGTCCATCTGCTCCGGGGATTTCAACGAGTGGATTGGCAAGAATGTATCCACCGAGTTCCGCAGTACGTACATGTACACCTACGAATATGAGATGCCGGAATTCGATCTGGGAGCGACATTCAACTATGCGGAAATGGCGTATCTGATTGCCCCGAAGCCGTTTATGGTCGAACGCGGCCACGATGACGGGGTTGGCATCGATGAAATGGTCGCCTGGGAATACGCGAAGATTCGCTATCTCTATGCCAATCGCTTGAAGATTCCCCGACGCACGGCCATCGAGTTTTTCGTGGGCGGTCACGAAATCCACTCCCGAGGCACGTTCGATTTCCTACGGGAACATCTGCAATACCCCACCCGCTGA
- a CDS encoding DUF1501 domain-containing protein — MSSATLTAGSGMGNSSTPRAERLLWVQLTGGPSQLETFDPKPDAPSEIRGPFGSIPTTIPGVRINEFLPQIAQRLHRCTLIRSVHHELTPIHEIGLQLLQTGSVSTLGQPRPHLGAQLVAHRQTQSAVASNALSQTSVPEMAILGGSLQSLGVSIDHGQTAANLADRVSVQMVNHPAATEEQRLAEHTAHAVALLESGTRSVVVNMFQSVYDCLSWDCHADGASLPTTLADYRSRLLPMLDQTVSHLLDSLAMRGLLDSTLVVVTGEMGRTPTLNPWGGRDHWAGCWSMLVAGGGMPQGHVVGRSDAHAAAPTDEPMHARDVFGMLAAQLGLPPATPDDDMATPFPIVR, encoded by the coding sequence GTGTCCTCTGCGACTCTGACCGCTGGCTCTGGAATGGGCAATTCGTCCACCCCGCGTGCGGAGCGGCTGCTCTGGGTGCAGCTCACCGGCGGGCCCAGCCAACTGGAAACCTTCGACCCCAAACCCGACGCCCCCAGCGAAATTCGCGGGCCGTTCGGGTCGATTCCGACGACGATTCCCGGCGTTCGCATCAACGAATTTCTCCCGCAGATTGCCCAGCGATTGCATCGATGCACGCTGATTCGTTCCGTCCATCACGAACTCACGCCGATTCACGAAATCGGTCTGCAACTGCTGCAAACTGGCAGCGTCAGCACGCTCGGCCAACCGCGACCGCACTTGGGGGCGCAACTCGTCGCGCATCGCCAAACGCAGTCGGCAGTTGCGTCGAACGCCTTATCGCAAACTTCGGTCCCAGAAATGGCGATTCTCGGAGGCTCGCTGCAATCCTTGGGTGTGTCGATCGATCATGGCCAAACTGCGGCCAATCTTGCGGATCGCGTCTCCGTTCAGATGGTCAACCACCCTGCTGCGACGGAGGAACAGCGGCTGGCCGAACACACCGCACACGCCGTTGCCCTCTTGGAATCGGGGACGCGGTCGGTGGTGGTGAATATGTTCCAATCGGTCTACGATTGTCTGTCCTGGGATTGTCACGCGGATGGGGCATCGCTGCCGACGACGCTCGCCGATTATCGTTCGCGGTTGCTCCCCATGTTGGATCAAACGGTGAGCCATCTGTTGGATTCCCTGGCGATGCGTGGCCTGCTCGATTCCACGTTGGTCGTGGTGACCGGCGAAATGGGCCGCACGCCGACGTTGAATCCGTGGGGCGGCCGCGATCACTGGGCCGGTTGCTGGTCGATGCTGGTCGCCGGCGGTGGCATGCCGCAAGGGCACGTCGTGGGTCGATCCGATGCCCACGCAGCCGCGCCGACGGATGAACCCATGCATGCCCGCGATGTATTCGGGATGCTGGCCGCTCAACTCGGTCTGCCACCCGCGACACCCGACGACGACATGGCCACGCCGTTCCCGATCGTCCGCTAA
- a CDS encoding TlpA disulfide reductase family protein, with amino-acid sequence MKLLPSLARAGLFAALLLGTATLAQSADAPVTLKVGKFADVLKYVEANRGKVVVIDFWADYCVPCKKEFPNLVRLHRQRAADGLVCVSVSVDDPEDKDKALAFLTKQGAGFFNILLDEKYEVWQDHYTVAAVPMVVVYGKDGKLARTFSYDDPKNQFEYADVEKFIGTLLPKK; translated from the coding sequence ATGAAACTGCTTCCCTCGCTCGCGCGTGCGGGCTTGTTTGCCGCCCTGCTGTTGGGCACCGCCACACTTGCTCAGTCCGCAGATGCCCCCGTCACGCTCAAAGTCGGGAAATTCGCCGATGTCCTCAAATATGTCGAAGCGAATCGTGGCAAAGTCGTCGTCATCGATTTCTGGGCCGATTATTGTGTGCCCTGCAAAAAGGAATTTCCCAATCTTGTTCGGCTGCATCGCCAACGGGCTGCCGATGGCTTGGTCTGCGTCTCGGTGAGCGTCGATGATCCGGAAGACAAAGACAAAGCCCTGGCGTTCCTGACCAAACAAGGCGCGGGTTTCTTCAACATTCTGCTGGATGAAAAATACGAAGTTTGGCAAGATCATTATACCGTTGCCGCCGTGCCAATGGTGGTGGTCTACGGCAAAGATGGCAAACTCGCTCGCACGTTCAGCTACGATGATCCGAAGAATCAATTCGAATATGCGGATGTCGAAAAATTCATCGGCACGCTGCTGCCGAAGAAGTAA